Proteins encoded in a region of the Betaproteobacteria bacterium genome:
- a CDS encoding nucleoside:proton symporter, whose protein sequence is MPPALQSLIGFILLFAFAFAISEKRGSIIWRTVFGAIILQIVMFVLLFKFPWFKEASAALNDALNGVAAATREGTKFVFGYLGATGSPADAPFKVEEGRSTFIAMTMALPVIIVVSALSSLLFYWRILPVIVTAFSWALKKTIGVGGAVGVSTAANIFLGTVEAPLFIRPYLAKLSRGELFITMAGGMAGVAGTVMVLYGIILSAVVPDAIGHVLIVSFISAPAAVAFSALMVPHEGPGTEGGIPTTNPTSSVMDAVTQGTVDGVAVYINVAAMLIVLTALIALSNMILGLPFAKDVAPTLQGILGWIMRPVVWLIGIPWNEAQAAGSLMGTKTVLNEFIAFFDLAKLSPDALSVRSRVIMVYALCGFANFASIGIMIGGLGTICPERRADIIDLGYKSLVAGSLATLSCGALVGIIY, encoded by the coding sequence ATGCCGCCCGCCCTGCAAAGCCTAATCGGCTTCATCTTGCTGTTCGCGTTCGCGTTTGCGATCTCCGAAAAGCGCGGTTCGATCATCTGGCGCACAGTCTTCGGCGCGATCATTCTGCAAATAGTGATGTTCGTGCTGCTGTTCAAATTCCCTTGGTTCAAGGAGGCCTCGGCGGCGCTCAACGATGCGCTTAACGGCGTTGCCGCCGCCACCCGCGAGGGCACCAAGTTCGTATTCGGCTATCTGGGCGCCACCGGTTCGCCGGCCGATGCGCCGTTCAAGGTCGAGGAAGGCAGGAGCACTTTTATCGCGATGACGATGGCGCTGCCAGTCATTATTGTGGTATCGGCGCTATCGTCGCTACTGTTTTATTGGCGCATCCTGCCCGTGATCGTCACCGCGTTTTCCTGGGCGTTGAAGAAAACCATCGGGGTCGGTGGCGCGGTCGGCGTCTCGACCGCGGCGAATATCTTCCTGGGAACCGTGGAGGCGCCACTGTTCATCCGGCCTTATCTCGCGAAACTTTCGCGCGGCGAATTATTCATCACCATGGCGGGCGGGATGGCGGGCGTCGCCGGCACAGTGATGGTGCTGTACGGCATCATCCTCTCGGCGGTGGTGCCGGATGCGATCGGTCATGTGCTGATCGTGTCCTTCATCAGCGCCCCGGCGGCCGTGGCGTTTTCCGCGCTGATGGTTCCGCACGAAGGCCCGGGCACCGAAGGCGGCATCCCCACCACCAATCCCACCAGCAGCGTGATGGATGCCGTCACCCAAGGCACCGTGGATGGCGTCGCTGTCTATATCAATGTTGCGGCCATGCTGATCGTGCTGACCGCGCTGATTGCGCTTTCCAACATGATCCTCGGCCTGCCGTTTGCCAAGGATGTCGCGCCAACACTGCAGGGCATCCTCGGCTGGATCATGCGGCCGGTAGTGTGGCTGATCGGTATCCCCTGGAACGAAGCGCAAGCCGCCGGATCGCTTATGGGCACCAAGACCGTGCTCAACGAGTTCATCGCCTTCTTCGATCTCGCGAAGTTGTCTCCGGACGCGCTTTCGGTCAGGAGCCGCGTCATCATGGTATATGCGCTCTGCGGATTCGCCAATTTTGCGTCGATCGGCATCATGATCGGCGGCCTCGGTACTATCTGCCCGGAGCGGCGAGCGGACATCATCGACCTGGGCTACAAGAGTCTGGTAGCCGGATCGCTGGCGACCTTGTCTTGCGGCGCGCTGGTCGGCATCATCTACTAG
- a CDS encoding GMP reductase, with product MEIFDYDNILLLPRKCRVESRSECDAGVELGGRRFRLPVVPANMKTVVDETICTWLAQNSYFYVMHRFDLDNVQFVKSMKARGLYASISLGVKKPDYAAVDSLLAFGLIPEYVTIDIAHGHADSVREMIGTLKAKMPSTFIIAGNVATPEAVIDVENWGADATKVGIGPGKVCITKLKTGFGTGGWQLSAVKWCARVATKPIIADGGIRDHGDIAKSIRFGATMVMIGSLLAGHEESPGQTVEVDGKLYKEYYGSASDFNKGEYKHVEGKRILEPIKGKLADTLIEMEQDVQSSISYSGGKKLLDIRKVNYVTLGGDNAGEHLLM from the coding sequence ATGGAAATTTTTGACTACGACAATATTTTGTTGTTGCCGCGCAAATGTCGCGTGGAGAGCCGTTCGGAATGTGACGCAGGAGTAGAACTGGGTGGCCGCCGCTTTCGACTGCCTGTCGTGCCCGCCAATATGAAGACGGTCGTGGATGAAACCATCTGCACCTGGCTGGCGCAAAACAGCTATTTTTATGTGATGCACCGGTTCGATCTGGACAACGTGCAATTCGTAAAATCCATGAAAGCGCGCGGCCTGTACGCCTCGATTTCGCTGGGCGTCAAGAAACCGGACTATGCCGCCGTGGATTCCCTTCTGGCGTTCGGCCTTATTCCGGAATACGTCACCATCGATATTGCCCATGGGCATGCGGATAGTGTGAGGGAAATGATTGGCACCCTGAAGGCTAAAATGCCTTCCACCTTCATCATTGCCGGCAATGTGGCCACACCCGAGGCCGTGATCGATGTGGAAAACTGGGGCGCCGATGCCACCAAGGTCGGCATTGGCCCCGGCAAGGTGTGCATCACCAAGCTCAAAACCGGCTTCGGTACCGGCGGCTGGCAGCTGTCTGCCGTCAAGTGGTGCGCCCGCGTGGCGACCAAGCCCATCATTGCTGACGGCGGCATCCGTGACCATGGCGACATTGCCAAGAGCATCCGCTTTGGCGCAACGATGGTGATGATCGGCTCCCTGTTGGCGGGGCACGAAGAAAGCCCGGGACAGACGGTCGAGGTCGACGGCAAGCTGTACAAGGAATACTACGGCTCGGCCAGCGACTTCAACAAGGGCGAGTACAAACATGTGGAAGGCAAGCGCATTCTGGAGCCCATCAAGGGCAAGCTGGCCGACACGCTGATCGAGATGGAGCAGGACGTGCAAAGCTCCATCAGCTATTCAGGTGGCAAGAAACTCCTGGACATCCGCAAGGTGAACTACGTCACGCTGGGTGGCGACAATGCTGGCGAACATCTGTTGATGTGA